One genomic region from Aliarcobacter cryaerophilus ATCC 43158 encodes:
- a CDS encoding cation:proton antiporter domain-containing protein — protein MEHFLFTLFMAIFLATVLNIILKKLGISQIIGYILTGIIISYGFHFKGANIASLDAIAEFGIVFLMFTIGLEISFDKIRKMKEILLLNGFLQVHISALLIFAVTHFIFDLSIEVSIIIAFAFSLSSTAIVLPYLKSSKDIYTPYGERTTAILIYQDLAVIPILLLISFLTNDNLSIVEVIWNTFISAAVITIFMFFFGKRIIDWLLQFSSNTRLEELFIGAVFSIVIGASLLAEYLGFTYSLGAFLAGMIIADTKFRIKVESDISNFKDLLLGTFFFTVGTKIDILYFLNNIHIVIGLFLLVMIIKALVVFLIIRRKSDKNTSVKSAIALCQVGEFSFAILTLASSQNVVPIETANFLVLISVMSMILTPFLLNNIYKISNLISADIYQSDNLEPIEETNHIIICGFSILGRVVARDLSDRNMPFVIVSNDLRQIQVATKMGYKAYFGHLDKKSVLEALKVEESSSVIITINETHEKILICDAILKYCPDANIILKYESLEERHILNDLKIKKFVHAHAEIGRLLVEEATHCCDLRLHKYD, from the coding sequence ATGGAACACTTCTTATTTACTCTATTTATGGCAATTTTTCTAGCAACTGTCTTAAATATAATTTTAAAAAAACTAGGTATTTCACAAATTATAGGTTATATATTAACTGGAATTATAATATCTTATGGATTTCATTTTAAAGGTGCTAATATAGCATCATTAGATGCAATAGCAGAATTTGGAATAGTTTTTCTAATGTTTACAATAGGGCTTGAAATAAGCTTTGATAAGATTAGAAAGATGAAAGAGATTCTTTTATTAAATGGTTTTTTACAAGTACATATTAGTGCATTACTTATTTTTGCCGTTACTCACTTTATTTTTGATTTATCAATAGAGGTTTCAATAATAATTGCTTTTGCATTTTCTCTATCTTCAACTGCAATTGTTTTGCCATACTTAAAGTCTTCAAAAGATATTTATACTCCTTATGGTGAAAGAACAACTGCTATTTTAATCTATCAAGATTTAGCAGTCATTCCAATTTTACTTTTGATTTCATTTCTAACAAATGATAATTTATCTATTGTAGAGGTTATTTGGAATACTTTTATTTCAGCTGCTGTTATTACAATATTTATGTTCTTTTTTGGAAAAAGAATAATAGATTGGTTACTTCAATTTTCATCAAATACAAGGCTTGAGGAGCTATTTATTGGAGCTGTTTTCTCAATTGTTATTGGTGCATCTTTATTGGCTGAATATTTAGGATTTACATACTCTTTGGGTGCTTTTTTAGCTGGAATGATTATTGCTGATACAAAATTTAGAATAAAAGTTGAATCAGATATTTCAAATTTCAAAGATTTACTTTTAGGAACATTCTTTTTTACAGTTGGAACAAAAATAGATATTTTATACTTTCTCAATAATATTCATATAGTAATAGGTCTATTTTTATTAGTAATGATAATAAAAGCTTTGGTTGTATTTTTAATTATTAGAAGAAAATCAGATAAAAATACATCTGTAAAATCAGCAATTGCACTTTGTCAAGTTGGTGAATTCTCTTTTGCTATTTTAACTCTTGCTTCAAGTCAAAATGTAGTTCCAATTGAAACTGCAAATTTTTTGGTTTTAATTTCAGTAATGTCAATGATTTTGACACCATTTTTATTAAATAATATCTATAAAATATCAAATTTAATTTCAGCTGATATTTATCAATCAGATAATTTAGAGCCTATTGAAGAGACTAATCATATTATTATTTGCGGTTTTTCTATTTTAGGAAGAGTTGTTGCTAGAGATTTATCAGATAGAAATATGCCTTTTGTTATTGTTTCAAATGACCTTAGACAAATTCAAGTTGCTACAAAAATGGGGTATAAAGCATATTTTGGACACTTAGATAAAAAATCAGTTTTAGAAGCTTTAAAAGTAGAAGAGAGTTCAAGTGTTATAATAACTATAAATGAAACACATGAAAAAATACTTATTTGTGATGCAATATTAAAATATTGTCCAGATGCAAATATTATTTTAAAATATGAATCATTAGAAGAAAGACATATTTTAAATGATTTAAAAATTAAAAAATTTGTTCATGCACATGCTGAAATTGGAAGATTATTAGTAGAAGAGGCAACTCATTGTTGTGATTTAAGACTTCATAAATATGATTAA
- a CDS encoding glycosyltransferase family 2 protein, with product MRYIILGLIMAGLFQVFFWLSRDNLVTLNENSFEKIESLSYSPFEGYDKNLLSSEQIAYDVNLFENFTNKLRTYGTLEAYKILNSSKDSNLPIDLGLWIGGDLEENNLEIQRALEILKEYPNRIQSVIVGNEVLLRKELEPLELYAYIDFMKTHTKKPVTSAETWDIWEKHPELASHVDFLTIHILPYWEKVPIERYNEFIIEKYTLVEDLFPNRKIVIGETGWPSHGYNNNSAIPSIKNQAQAIRGFVNLAHEKGWHYNIIEALDQPWKGYDEGNVGQYWGIFTTSRALKFQLAGEVELNQYWFYQMIAAIIIGALLTLFGLKNQRVNISHAFAYAIAAQGMAFGIVMAAIYPFVNYMNFGMWIMWGMGSFLMIPLVIITLAKANELFRSSIGVQPSRLVPLDLKSQNAPLVSIHVPAYKEQPHVLAETLESLSKLTYPNYEVLVIINNTPEDFYKTPIKELCEKLGDKFKYLDIKCTGFKAGALNTALEYTSKDAQIIAVIDADYKVESPWLVDLVPLFDDPKVAIVQAPQDHRDGDESIIKKAMNAEYAGFFDIGMVDRNEENAIVVHGTMVMVRLSAMMEVGGWGTDTIVEDSELGLRLFEAGYIAHYTNRRYGFGLLPDTVEAFKTQRHRWAYGAIQILKKHWREFKPGSKRLSPAQKNKFVTGWFFWLSDAMGPIMAVMNIIWVPVIIFVGVTIPTIPLTIPIITAFIVNILHTFILYRTKVKASFKDILLSSIASMSLQLIIFKAVFDGFIKDGLPFKRTEKGGKAKKSANPIKYETILCILLLTAFVSLIYTNKSGITEIYVFAATIFIQTIPYISAIIMRILELYSLKNQKA from the coding sequence TTGAGATATATTATCTTAGGGCTTATTATGGCTGGACTTTTCCAAGTCTTTTTTTGGTTATCAAGAGATAACTTAGTAACACTAAATGAAAACTCGTTTGAAAAAATCGAATCATTGTCATATTCACCATTTGAAGGATATGATAAAAATTTACTTTCAAGCGAACAAATTGCTTATGATGTAAATTTATTTGAAAATTTTACGAACAAACTTAGAACTTATGGAACTTTGGAAGCTTATAAAATACTTAACTCTAGTAAAGATTCAAATCTTCCTATTGATTTAGGACTTTGGATAGGTGGTGATTTAGAAGAAAATAATCTTGAAATCCAAAGAGCATTAGAAATTTTAAAAGAGTATCCAAATAGAATTCAATCTGTAATAGTAGGAAATGAGGTACTTTTAAGAAAAGAACTTGAGCCTTTGGAGCTATATGCTTACATTGATTTTATGAAAACTCACACAAAAAAGCCTGTAACATCTGCAGAAACTTGGGATATATGGGAAAAACATCCAGAATTAGCTAGTCATGTTGATTTCTTAACTATTCATATTTTACCATATTGGGAAAAAGTTCCAATAGAAAGATACAATGAATTTATTATTGAAAAATATACACTAGTTGAAGATCTTTTTCCAAATAGAAAAATAGTGATTGGTGAGACAGGATGGCCTAGCCATGGATACAACAATAATAGTGCAATTCCTAGTATCAAAAATCAAGCACAAGCTATAAGAGGTTTTGTAAATCTAGCTCATGAAAAAGGTTGGCATTACAATATAATTGAAGCTTTAGATCAACCTTGGAAAGGTTATGATGAAGGAAATGTTGGACAATATTGGGGAATTTTTACAACTTCTAGAGCTTTAAAATTTCAATTAGCTGGTGAAGTTGAATTAAATCAATATTGGTTTTATCAAATGATTGCTGCGATTATTATTGGAGCATTATTGACACTTTTTGGGTTAAAAAATCAAAGAGTAAATATTAGCCATGCTTTTGCTTATGCAATTGCTGCCCAAGGTATGGCATTTGGTATTGTAATGGCTGCAATATACCCATTTGTAAACTATATGAATTTTGGAATGTGGATTATGTGGGGAATGGGAAGTTTTCTTATGATTCCTCTTGTAATCATAACTTTAGCAAAAGCAAATGAACTATTTAGAAGCTCTATTGGAGTTCAGCCATCAAGACTAGTTCCTCTTGATTTAAAATCACAAAATGCACCACTTGTATCTATTCATGTTCCTGCATACAAAGAACAACCTCATGTTTTGGCTGAAACTTTAGAGAGTTTATCAAAACTTACATATCCAAACTATGAAGTTTTGGTTATTATAAATAATACTCCTGAAGATTTTTATAAAACTCCAATAAAAGAGCTTTGTGAAAAATTGGGAGATAAGTTTAAATATCTTGATATTAAATGTACTGGATTTAAAGCTGGAGCTTTAAATACAGCACTTGAATACACTTCAAAAGATGCACAAATTATTGCAGTTATAGATGCTGATTATAAAGTTGAATCTCCTTGGCTTGTAGATTTAGTTCCACTATTTGATGACCCAAAAGTTGCAATTGTTCAAGCTCCACAAGATCATAGAGATGGTGATGAGAGTATTATCAAAAAAGCTATGAATGCAGAATATGCTGGTTTCTTTGATATTGGTATGGTTGATAGAAATGAAGAAAATGCTATCGTTGTTCATGGAACAATGGTTATGGTAAGACTTAGTGCTATGATGGAAGTTGGTGGTTGGGGAACTGACACTATTGTTGAAGATAGTGAATTAGGGCTTAGACTATTTGAAGCTGGATATATTGCGCACTATACAAATAGAAGATATGGATTTGGGCTTTTACCAGATACTGTTGAAGCATTTAAAACTCAAAGACATAGATGGGCTTATGGAGCTATTCAGATTCTTAAAAAACATTGGAGAGAGTTTAAACCTGGTTCAAAAAGATTAAGTCCTGCTCAAAAAAATAAATTTGTTACAGGTTGGTTTTTCTGGTTAAGTGATGCTATGGGTCCAATTATGGCTGTTATGAATATTATTTGGGTTCCTGTAATAATCTTTGTTGGTGTTACAATTCCTACAATTCCTCTTACTATTCCTATTATTACGGCATTTATAGTAAATATTTTGCATACATTTATACTTTATAGAACAAAAGTAAAAGCTAGCTTTAAAGATATTCTTCTTAGTTCTATAGCTTCAATGAGTTTACAATTAATAATATTTAAAGCTGTATTTGATGGATTTATCAAAGATGGATTACCATTTAAAAGAACAGAAAAAGGTGGAAAAGCTAAAAAAAGTGCAAATCCAATAAAATATGAAACTATTTTATGTATTTTACTTTTAACTGCATTTGTATCTTTAATATACACAAATAAATCTGGAATTACAGAGATTTATGTATTTGCAGCAACAATATTTATTCAAACTATTCCTTACATCTCTGCAATTATTATGAGAATATTGGAACTTTACTCTTTAAAAAACCAAAAAGCTTAA
- a CDS encoding disulfide oxidoreductase: protein MNYIFFAFIISLFATLGSLFFSEIMHFVPCSLCWYQRIFMYPLVFIFLINLLYPDDKVFKYSFPLVIVGLFISIYHNLLILKIIPETLSPCVNGVPCSVDYLNYFGFITIPLLSFVAFLTIFILLIAHKKRVS from the coding sequence TTGAATTACATATTTTTTGCTTTTATTATTTCTTTATTTGCTACATTAGGAAGTCTTTTTTTCTCTGAAATTATGCATTTTGTTCCTTGTAGTTTGTGTTGGTATCAAAGAATTTTTATGTATCCATTAGTTTTTATATTTTTAATTAATTTATTATATCCAGATGATAAAGTTTTTAAATATAGTTTTCCACTTGTGATTGTTGGTTTGTTTATCTCAATTTATCACAATTTATTGATTTTAAAAATAATTCCTGAAACTCTCTCTCCTTGTGTTAATGGTGTACCTTGCAGTGTTGATTATTTGAACTATTTTGGATTTATTACGATTCCTTTACTTTCATTTGTCGCTTTTTTGACTATTTTTATCCTATTAATAGCTCATAAAAAAAGAGTTTCTTAA
- a CDS encoding DsbA family protein — protein MQNKVLVLGSLVLVLALFIGFSFFYKSEQKVEQVATNPNINELLLRDYSYKMGDNQKNISVVEFLDPECESCAIYSEVVKKLYKEYYKDIQIVVKYLDNHKNSRLTIQMLEAARIQGKYEDVLNMIFEKHSLWASHYASVDKPELLWQFLKEIPDLDIEKLKIDMNNQKIDEIIAQDRADATALGVRGTPTLFVNGVLLNSLSQKALFDLVEKEIYK, from the coding sequence ATGCAAAATAAGGTATTGGTTTTAGGTTCTTTAGTTTTGGTTTTAGCACTTTTTATTGGATTTTCATTTTTTTATAAAAGTGAGCAAAAAGTTGAGCAAGTAGCTACAAATCCAAATATAAATGAACTACTTTTAAGAGATTATTCTTATAAAATGGGTGATAATCAAAAAAATATTAGTGTAGTTGAGTTTTTAGATCCTGAATGTGAATCATGTGCTATATATTCTGAAGTTGTAAAAAAGTTATATAAAGAGTATTACAAAGATATTCAAATTGTTGTAAAATATTTGGATAATCATAAAAATTCTAGACTTACAATTCAAATGTTAGAAGCAGCAAGAATTCAAGGTAAATATGAAGATGTTTTAAATATGATATTTGAAAAACATTCTTTATGGGCTTCTCACTATGCTTCTGTTGATAAACCAGAGCTTTTATGGCAATTTTTAAAAGAGATTCCAGATTTGGATATCGAAAAGTTAAAAATTGATATGAATAATCAAAAAATCGATGAAATTATTGCGCAAGATAGGGCTGATGCAACAGCTTTAGGAGTAAGAGGAACGCCAACACTTTTTGTAAATGGAGTTTTATTAAATTCTTTATCGCAAAAAGCTCTATTTGATTTAGTAGAAAAAGAGATTTATAAATAA
- a CDS encoding TlpA family protein disulfide reductase produces the protein MKKVLIIVLSSFVFLFTACDSSSSIDAKSLSKTKIEAETKEFEPTPFVLLTTDEKFIGFKTTKEGLDFDEFKGKKAVIVDIFATWCPPCIETIPKLRELKGRYADSLEIVSVLFQDEKTVEQMKEFIKEYQINYPITMGEENQKLADELGVTKVPEMFLFSKSGKFIHKFVGNVPKEELEKYLKIAMDN, from the coding sequence ATGAAAAAAGTATTAATTATAGTTTTAAGTAGTTTTGTTTTTTTATTTACAGCTTGTGATAGTAGTTCAAGTATTGATGCAAAATCACTATCAAAAACAAAAATAGAGGCTGAAACAAAAGAATTTGAACCAACTCCTTTTGTTTTATTAACAACAGATGAAAAATTTATTGGATTTAAAACAACAAAAGAGGGACTTGATTTTGATGAGTTTAAAGGTAAAAAAGCAGTTATTGTAGATATTTTTGCAACTTGGTGTCCTCCTTGTATTGAAACAATTCCAAAATTAAGAGAGTTAAAAGGTAGATATGCTGATAGTTTAGAGATTGTTTCAGTACTTTTTCAAGATGAAAAAACAGTTGAACAGATGAAAGAATTTATTAAAGAGTATCAAATTAACTATCCAATTACAATGGGTGAAGAGAACCAAAAATTAGCAGATGAGCTAGGTGTTACAAAAGTTCCAGAGATGTTTTTATTTTCAAAAAGTGGAAAATTTATACATAAATTTGTAGGAAATGTACCAAAAGAAGAGTTGGAAAAATATCTTAAAATAGCTATGGATAATTAA
- the aat gene encoding leucyl/phenylalanyl-tRNA--protein transferase, which produces MKLLDKKEKIWLLDDENFNFPKLEQMGGDLVAIGGDFHPQRLLNAYENGLFPWFIDDYNYINWYSPQKRMILYPNDLKVSKSLKKSIKNRGFEIKSNTNFENVIRNCQKVKRKHENDTWIDDNFIQAYNLMHNLEFANSIEVYLEGELVGGLYGLIINNIFCGESMFSLVNDASKVAFFYLCNWAKDNNIKIIDCQVYNKHLESLGAYEISREEYFKILKS; this is translated from the coding sequence ATGAAATTACTTGATAAAAAAGAAAAAATCTGGCTTTTAGATGATGAAAATTTCAATTTTCCAAAATTAGAACAAATGGGTGGTGATTTAGTTGCAATTGGTGGTGATTTTCATCCACAAAGATTGCTTAATGCCTATGAAAATGGTTTATTTCCTTGGTTTATTGATGATTACAATTATATAAATTGGTATAGCCCACAAAAAAGAATGATTTTGTATCCAAATGATTTAAAAGTATCAAAAAGCCTAAAAAAATCAATCAAAAATAGAGGTTTTGAAATAAAATCAAACACAAATTTTGAAAATGTTATAAGAAATTGTCAAAAAGTAAAAAGAAAGCACGAAAATGATACATGGATAGATGATAATTTTATACAAGCATATAACCTAATGCACAATTTAGAATTTGCAAATAGTATTGAAGTTTATCTAGAAGGAGAGCTTGTAGGTGGGCTTTATGGACTTATAATAAATAATATATTTTGTGGTGAAAGTATGTTTTCTCTTGTAAATGATGCTTCAAAAGTAGCTTTTTTTTATCTTTGTAATTGGGCAAAGGATAATAATATTAAAATTATTGATTGTCAGGTTTACAATAAACATTTGGAGAGTTTAGGAGCTTATGAGATAAGTAGAGAAGAGTATTTTAAAATCTTAAAATCTTAA
- a CDS encoding pseudouridine synthase, whose protein sequence is MKRVDAYLSSLGYCTRSEARKFLKMNSVFINENRVFNPSLKAKHNEISVNDEKLDSEKITILMNKPSNVICSHNDSGKLIYSLLPQRYQNRNPKISTIGRLDIDTTGAILLTDDGELNHKLTSPKKDVKKIYEVTLQNSLKGDEKEIFESGIVVLNGEDKPLKPAKLKVINDNLVHLEIVEGKYHQVKRMFAYTKNRVIKLHRLEFAGFRVDDLKEGEFRVIEYKS, encoded by the coding sequence ATGAAAAGAGTAGATGCTTATTTATCAAGTTTGGGATATTGTACTAGAAGTGAAGCTAGAAAATTTTTAAAAATGAATAGTGTTTTTATAAATGAAAATAGGGTATTTAATCCAAGTTTAAAAGCAAAACATAATGAAATTAGTGTAAATGATGAAAAGCTTGATAGTGAAAAAATAACAATATTGATGAATAAACCTTCTAATGTTATTTGTTCTCACAATGACTCTGGAAAGCTTATTTATTCACTTTTACCACAAAGATATCAAAATAGAAATCCAAAAATTTCAACTATTGGAAGGCTAGATATTGATACAACAGGAGCTATTTTATTAACAGATGATGGAGAGTTAAATCACAAGCTCACAAGTCCAAAAAAAGATGTAAAAAAGATATATGAAGTAACTTTACAAAATTCACTAAAAGGTGATGAGAAAGAGATTTTTGAAAGTGGAATAGTAGTTTTAAATGGTGAAGACAAGCCATTAAAACCAGCAAAATTAAAAGTTATAAATGATAATTTAGTTCATTTAGAGATTGTTGAAGGGAAATATCATCAAGTTAAAAGAATGTTTGCATATACAAAAAACAGAGTAATAAAGCTTCATAGATTGGAATTTGCTGGTTTTAGAGTTGATGATTTGAAAGAGGGCGAGTTTAGAGTGATTGAATATAAATCATAA
- a CDS encoding HAD family hydrolase: MRMIIFDMDGTLINSGHAIANTVNYVRENLGLEKFEHNFILEHVNDININSAEFFYNQKEFTPLVTNLFEEYYNKNCLNDLVIYDGIKNILDDFKNDFKFCIATNANSNAAKKMLSHLEIERYFSTILGYNDVAKPKPNPDMVNVLLNKYSTKKEKTKLIGDSNKDIAAAIGAGIEGILVNWGFSDHKEDALKTVCELRKKIENEFLKA; encoded by the coding sequence ATGAGAATGATTATTTTTGATATGGATGGAACGCTAATAAATAGTGGACATGCAATAGCAAATACAGTAAATTATGTAAGAGAAAATTTAGGTCTTGAAAAATTTGAACATAATTTTATATTAGAACATGTAAATGATATAAACATAAATAGTGCAGAATTTTTTTATAATCAAAAAGAGTTTACGCCTTTGGTAACAAATCTTTTTGAAGAGTATTACAATAAAAATTGTTTGAATGATTTAGTAATTTATGATGGAATTAAAAATATTCTTGATGATTTTAAAAATGATTTCAAATTTTGTATAGCAACAAATGCAAATTCAAATGCTGCTAAAAAAATGTTATCTCACCTTGAAATAGAGAGATATTTTTCTACAATTTTAGGATACAACGATGTTGCTAAACCAAAACCAAATCCAGATATGGTAAATGTTTTACTTAATAAATATAGTACAAAAAAAGAGAAAACAAAACTTATTGGTGACTCAAATAAAGATATTGCGGCAGCTATAGGTGCTGGAATTGAAGGTATCTTAGTAAATTGGGGGTTTTCAGACCACAAAGAAGATGCACTAAAAACTGTTTGTGAATTAAGAAAAAAAATTGAAAATGAGTTTTTAAAAGCTTAA
- a CDS encoding sulfite exporter TauE/SafE family protein, which translates to METFSLISIISIALLGSFGHCIGMCGGIVVAYSSTKIKSEYSKTIQSFAHLLYSFGRVTTYTILGAIFGFIGGVVTFSNTTSGIFLLITGFLMTIVGFSLLGKIKFLTILEHSCSKSPLYQKTFKNLLTSNSLFSFYLLGMLNGLLPCGFVYAFAITAASTGSAFWGAVVMFIFGLSTIPALFFLGFFVGFFKQSNLRDIFIKIASILVIIFGIYIAYKGYEYIIDPTKSILNCHI; encoded by the coding sequence ATGGAGACTTTTAGCCTTATTTCAATTATATCAATAGCTCTTTTAGGTTCTTTTGGACACTGCATTGGAATGTGTGGAGGAATAGTTGTAGCATATTCTAGTACAAAAATAAAAAGTGAATATTCAAAAACTATTCAAAGTTTTGCTCATCTTTTATACTCTTTTGGAAGAGTTACTACTTATACAATTTTGGGGGCTATTTTTGGTTTTATTGGTGGTGTTGTAACTTTTTCAAATACTACAAGTGGAATTTTTTTATTAATAACTGGTTTTTTAATGACTATTGTAGGATTTTCACTTCTAGGAAAAATAAAATTTTTAACTATTTTGGAGCATAGTTGTTCAAAATCACCACTTTATCAAAAAACATTCAAAAATCTTTTAACATCTAACTCTTTGTTTAGTTTCTATCTTCTAGGAATGTTAAATGGGCTTTTACCTTGTGGTTTTGTATATGCTTTTGCAATTACAGCTGCAAGTACAGGAAGTGCTTTTTGGGGTGCAGTTGTTATGTTTATTTTTGGTCTTAGTACTATTCCAGCACTATTTTTCTTAGGATTTTTTGTTGGATTTTTTAAACAATCAAATTTAAGAGATATTTTTATAAAAATAGCCTCTATTTTAGTAATTATTTTTGGAATATATATAGCGTACAAAGGTTATGAATATATTATTGATCCTACAAAATCAATACTAAATTGTCATATCTAA
- a CDS encoding TonB-dependent receptor plug domain-containing protein: MQKINISLVASFLIATNLYSQQTNSLDEITISSATKSEEKLKNVTANVDVITAEDIESRKFKTVIEALNSLSGVSISSNGGIGTLSQVYLRGMKSENTLVLIDGIRYNNPYNGSVDFAHLMINDIERIEVLKGAQSSVWGADASAGVINIITKSAKDGTFGNASAEYGRYDSKISKATISHKNKNFDAKLSATRVDTDGFSAISPKSNEAKKYEDDGYKNTTVDLKLGYNFDDNNRLSASYGIVDAKTKFDDMLSDASYNPDIIASANSKAETKTRNSIASLNYENKNIFATTNIYTNYSRFKNETKTEVGFNDSKNKTDIKEYGIKSTIPYLEDSSSLTVGAEYKDFEDKEDINRKYNSKAIYFTNTNKFFSDKTILSQALRYDKYSDFDNKTTGKIGIKQYIIDELNISSNYGTGYNTPSFIQLYKTSWGGNPDLNPEKTKSYDVGFEYKGFSVTYFNTKVNNLMVSNASTSWKYKNIEGDSKFKGTEIAYKNSIIEDVFINLNYTNLSAKDSKDKKLQNRPSNKFNFGVDYYGLKDFHFNINGEYIGTRQSVNFDYNKPDVKTGNYTVWNAVVDYDISKNFSTYLKLDNILNKDYQIVDGYATSQRAAFVGLKASF; this comes from the coding sequence ATGCAAAAAATAAATATAAGCTTAGTTGCAAGCTTTTTAATAGCAACAAATTTATACTCACAACAAACAAACTCTTTGGATGAAATTACTATTTCAAGTGCTACAAAATCAGAAGAAAAATTAAAAAATGTTACAGCCAATGTCGATGTTATAACAGCAGAAGATATTGAGTCAAGAAAGTTTAAAACAGTTATCGAGGCTTTAAATAGTTTATCAGGTGTTAGTATTTCAAGCAATGGTGGAATTGGAACTTTAAGTCAAGTTTACTTAAGAGGAATGAAAAGTGAAAATACTTTAGTTTTAATCGATGGAATAAGATATAACAATCCTTATAATGGTTCAGTTGATTTTGCACATTTAATGATAAATGATATTGAAAGAATAGAAGTTCTAAAAGGTGCTCAAAGTAGTGTTTGGGGTGCAGATGCTAGTGCTGGAGTTATAAATATTATTACAAAATCAGCAAAAGATGGAACTTTTGGAAATGCAAGCGCTGAATATGGAAGATATGACTCAAAAATATCAAAGGCTACAATTTCTCATAAAAATAAAAATTTTGATGCAAAACTTAGTGCAACTAGAGTTGATACAGATGGATTTTCAGCCATTTCACCAAAAAGTAATGAAGCAAAAAAATATGAAGATGATGGATATAAAAATACAACAGTAGATTTAAAATTAGGATACAACTTTGATGATAATAATAGATTAAGTGCTAGTTATGGAATAGTTGATGCAAAAACAAAGTTTGATGATATGCTTTCAGATGCTAGTTATAACCCTGATATCATAGCTTCTGCAAACTCAAAAGCTGAAACAAAAACTAGAAATAGTATAGCAAGTTTAAATTATGAAAATAAAAATATTTTTGCAACTACAAATATTTATACAAACTATTCAAGATTTAAAAATGAAACTAAAACTGAGGTTGGATTTAATGATTCTAAAAATAAAACAGATATAAAAGAATATGGTATTAAATCAACTATTCCATACTTAGAAGACTCTTCGTCACTTACAGTTGGAGCAGAGTATAAAGACTTTGAAGATAAAGAAGATATCAATAGAAAATATAATAGTAAAGCTATTTATTTTACAAATACAAATAAGTTTTTTAGCGATAAAACAATACTTTCACAGGCTTTAAGATATGACAAATACAGTGATTTTGATAATAAAACAACAGGAAAAATAGGAATTAAACAATATATTATAGATGAGTTAAATATTAGTTCAAACTATGGTACAGGATATAATACGCCTTCTTTTATACAATTATATAAAACATCTTGGGGTGGAAATCCAGACTTAAATCCTGAAAAAACAAAATCTTATGATGTTGGGTTTGAATACAAAGGTTTTTCTGTAACGTACTTTAATACAAAAGTTAATAATTTAATGGTATCAAATGCAAGTACATCTTGGAAATATAAAAATATCGAAGGAGATAGTAAATTTAAGGGAACTGAAATTGCTTATAAAAACTCTATAATTGAAGATGTTTTTATAAATTTAAACTATACAAATCTTAGCGCAAAAGATTCAAAAGATAAAAAACTTCAAAATAGACCTAGCAATAAGTTTAATTTTGGAGTTGATTATTATGGTTTAAAAGATTTTCACTTTAATATAAATGGTGAATATATAGGAACAAGACAGAGTGTTAATTTTGATTATAATAAACCAGATGTAAAAACTGGAAACTATACAGTTTGGAATGCTGTTGTTGATTATGATATTAGCAAAAACTTCTCTACTTATTTAAAGCTTGATAATATTTTAAATAAAGATTATCAAATAGTTGATGGCTATGCAACAAGCCAAAGAGCAGCATTTGTTGGATTGAAGGCTAGTTTCTAA